One genomic segment of Microbacterium sp. ProA8 includes these proteins:
- a CDS encoding helix-turn-helix domain-containing protein produces MNSAIPLQELLRQHRRDADLTLEGLAERSGVSDRTISDIERGISLGPRRGTMLALADALELQDDERERFLASARAGRKPAVADARSVDIEPHRLADFTGRESEILSVVAQLDPTGATGDLAAPVVLHGAPGVGKTSIAIEALHRCASRTPTRLFVDLGGLDAVPLTPLQVLQALLRQLTGDPDVPKTLGEAAAAWRTAAAASAVAILLDDAANEAQIRPVLSSDGKGTIVVTSRRALAGLESARRSRSVPCPGRRPSRSSGGSSPQRRRRPATSTNWPDSATTSRSRSASPAIVWRPSRRGPWRTSSDGCAEKSAA; encoded by the coding sequence ATGAACTCAGCGATACCCCTGCAAGAACTGCTCCGCCAGCACCGCCGTGACGCAGACCTCACCCTCGAAGGGCTCGCCGAACGCTCGGGTGTGAGCGACCGCACCATCAGCGACATCGAACGCGGCATCAGTCTCGGGCCCCGCCGCGGCACGATGCTCGCCCTCGCAGATGCGCTCGAGCTTCAAGATGACGAACGCGAGCGCTTCCTCGCGTCCGCTCGTGCCGGCAGAAAGCCTGCGGTGGCGGATGCTCGATCCGTCGACATCGAGCCGCACCGACTCGCGGATTTCACAGGCCGGGAGTCCGAGATCCTCAGTGTCGTCGCACAGCTCGACCCGACCGGCGCGACAGGCGATCTGGCGGCGCCGGTGGTGCTGCACGGAGCACCGGGAGTGGGAAAGACCTCCATCGCCATCGAGGCGCTCCACCGGTGCGCATCGCGGACGCCCACCCGGCTGTTCGTGGATCTCGGCGGGCTCGACGCCGTGCCGCTGACGCCGCTGCAGGTGCTGCAGGCGCTGCTTCGACAGCTGACGGGTGATCCCGATGTGCCCAAGACGCTGGGCGAGGCCGCGGCGGCATGGCGGACGGCGGCTGCGGCATCCGCTGTCGCCATCCTGCTCGACGATGCCGCAAACGAAGCGCAGATCCGGCCCGTGCTGAGCTCTGACGGCAAGGGCACCATCGTGGTCACGTCTCGCCGCGCGCTCGCCGGGCTCGAGTCGGCCCGGCGCTCACGATCGGTCCCCTGCCCCGGCAGGAGGCCATCGCGTTCCTCCGGCGGATCATCCCCGCAGCGCAGGCGCAGACCGGCGACCTCGACGAACTGGCCGGATTCTGCGACGACATCCCGCTCGCGCTCCGCATCGCCGGCAATCGTCTGGCGACCCAGCCGACGTGGACCGTGGAGGACTTCCTCCGACGGCTGCGCCGAGAAGAGCGCCGCCTGA
- a CDS encoding AAA family ATPase, with protein sequence MPQQSAPPAGGVSPVLVGRHTEFTALTAAVAAPPALIVIQGEAGIGKSRLVRELLTAVSGTSAVLVGHCQQLHDPFPLGPVLDAFQHHGDLIEIEGLSPIVGSLAPLVPEIADRLPAPPERPADQREARHQIFRAATELLEHVSPAVLVLEDLHWADTVTFDFLTYLVAHQPAKLTIIVTSRTDLGTTPVGEAFARAPAGRTRSVRLAPLDVAEVGELSRHLLGIDVPDPIAAGLYDVTGGVPFVVEEVLRTLLARLPAAEIPSHPDALAALSVSTALRDVVVQRLTTLDATAREVIAAAAVIELSIDPALLAEVTEHDARQVATALTSAHAAGLLHDQDGRIRFRHVLAQQIIYDATPLPTRQWWHARVAEVLEHRQDPMLSARIAHHYQRADRVREFVRWAEAAADEAVRHGNEAAAAEFLREATADMAALSLDDRVRIATKLGRVAVDGLAHAEAAPILTRLLDSQQLTQAARGELRFALGRLYRQQGFARDGYGEIERAIDDLYDRPDLQARALAVLAAPETVVDVPLEVHLARSLQAEQAASRAGSPDVELGVRIARASLLLEQGDPYAWQLIDAARHDTVLLTQPREHARAAINWAQGALHIGYVSRADELLSEGRSIAERSGSARLLEVYELVCAMMDHAAGRWDGLAERTQELASRAFGFGAASFEAEYLHCLMLGSLGSTVEAAARLTALIRECETVGAAWPLIPARAALARLRLILGDARGGFDAAEAALDQIQRKGMWTWAADALVCLVDAATELGRTDDVRDRVTAIGAHVRQVEAPAISVAVTMCEALIAQLDGDGEAAEQRMSGARTMAHAAGLIQMTAQATERLGDWRCARGAADGPRLLTEALTAYGRLSARQDIARVTRTMRRHGVPVPYPWRGGRPAHGNDLSRREREVVGRAAAGRTNREIAAEMFLSQRTVETHMSNALRKLGLRSRDELDADVLEAQAGG encoded by the coding sequence ATGCCCCAGCAATCCGCTCCACCCGCCGGCGGGGTGTCGCCCGTGCTGGTCGGTCGTCATACCGAATTCACCGCGCTGACGGCTGCTGTTGCGGCTCCTCCCGCCCTGATCGTCATCCAGGGTGAAGCAGGCATCGGCAAGAGCCGACTGGTCCGTGAACTCCTCACCGCCGTGTCAGGCACCTCCGCAGTGCTGGTCGGCCACTGTCAGCAGCTTCACGACCCGTTCCCGCTGGGTCCGGTGCTCGACGCATTCCAGCATCACGGCGACCTCATCGAGATCGAGGGGCTGAGCCCGATCGTGGGCAGCCTGGCTCCGCTGGTGCCGGAGATCGCCGATCGCCTGCCGGCTCCGCCGGAGCGACCGGCGGATCAGCGGGAGGCACGGCACCAGATCTTCCGTGCGGCGACGGAGCTGCTCGAGCATGTGTCGCCTGCGGTCCTGGTGCTCGAGGATCTGCACTGGGCCGACACCGTCACCTTCGACTTCCTGACGTATCTCGTCGCTCACCAGCCGGCGAAGCTCACGATCATCGTCACCAGTCGCACGGATCTCGGAACCACTCCTGTCGGTGAGGCGTTCGCCCGGGCACCCGCCGGCCGCACCCGGAGCGTCCGGCTCGCGCCGCTCGACGTCGCCGAGGTCGGCGAGCTCTCCCGTCATCTGCTGGGCATCGATGTGCCGGATCCGATCGCTGCCGGGCTGTACGACGTCACCGGCGGTGTGCCCTTCGTCGTCGAAGAAGTCCTCCGTACCCTGCTGGCGCGCCTCCCCGCCGCGGAGATCCCCAGCCACCCGGACGCGCTCGCCGCCCTGTCGGTCTCCACTGCGCTCCGCGATGTCGTCGTGCAGCGGCTCACCACCCTCGACGCGACAGCCCGGGAAGTGATCGCTGCGGCAGCCGTGATCGAGCTCTCCATCGATCCCGCCCTCCTGGCGGAGGTCACGGAGCACGACGCCCGGCAGGTGGCGACTGCTCTCACATCGGCGCACGCGGCAGGGCTGCTCCACGATCAGGATGGCCGCATCCGCTTCCGCCACGTGCTCGCCCAGCAGATCATCTACGACGCGACGCCGCTGCCGACGCGCCAATGGTGGCACGCACGCGTCGCCGAGGTGCTGGAGCACCGACAGGATCCGATGCTCTCGGCCCGGATCGCACACCACTACCAGCGCGCCGACCGGGTCAGGGAGTTCGTGCGCTGGGCGGAGGCGGCGGCCGACGAGGCCGTGCGCCACGGGAACGAGGCGGCGGCCGCCGAGTTCCTGCGCGAGGCGACCGCCGACATGGCCGCCCTCTCGCTCGACGACCGCGTGCGCATCGCGACGAAACTCGGGCGAGTGGCTGTCGACGGACTCGCTCACGCCGAAGCCGCCCCGATCCTCACCCGGCTCCTGGACAGCCAGCAGCTGACGCAGGCGGCTCGCGGCGAACTCCGCTTCGCCCTCGGCCGGCTGTACCGCCAGCAGGGCTTCGCCCGCGACGGCTACGGCGAGATCGAGCGTGCGATCGACGACCTCTACGACCGGCCCGATCTGCAGGCGCGCGCGCTGGCGGTGCTGGCTGCCCCCGAGACCGTCGTCGACGTGCCGCTCGAGGTGCATCTCGCGCGATCCCTGCAGGCCGAGCAGGCGGCGAGCCGAGCCGGTTCACCGGACGTCGAACTCGGGGTGCGCATCGCGCGGGCTTCCCTCCTCCTGGAGCAGGGCGATCCGTACGCCTGGCAGCTGATCGACGCCGCCCGTCACGACACGGTCCTTCTCACCCAGCCGCGAGAGCACGCACGAGCGGCCATCAACTGGGCCCAGGGTGCGCTCCACATCGGATACGTGAGCCGCGCCGACGAGCTGCTGAGCGAGGGTCGATCGATCGCGGAGCGGTCGGGGTCGGCCCGGCTCCTGGAGGTGTACGAACTCGTCTGCGCCATGATGGACCACGCCGCCGGCCGGTGGGACGGTCTTGCGGAACGCACCCAGGAGCTGGCCTCACGCGCGTTCGGGTTCGGCGCCGCATCATTCGAAGCCGAGTACCTGCACTGCCTCATGCTGGGCTCTCTCGGCAGCACCGTGGAGGCGGCCGCGCGTCTGACGGCGCTCATCCGCGAGTGCGAGACGGTGGGTGCCGCGTGGCCGTTGATTCCCGCACGTGCCGCGCTCGCCCGGCTTCGGCTGATCCTCGGCGATGCACGCGGCGGGTTCGACGCGGCCGAGGCGGCTCTCGACCAGATCCAGCGGAAGGGGATGTGGACCTGGGCGGCCGACGCTCTCGTGTGCCTGGTGGATGCCGCCACGGAGCTGGGCAGAACGGACGACGTCCGTGACCGGGTGACGGCGATCGGCGCGCACGTCCGTCAGGTCGAAGCCCCGGCCATCTCCGTGGCGGTGACCATGTGCGAAGCCCTCATCGCGCAGCTCGACGGTGACGGCGAGGCTGCCGAGCAGCGGATGTCCGGCGCGCGCACGATGGCGCACGCGGCAGGTCTGATCCAGATGACCGCGCAGGCGACCGAGCGGCTGGGCGACTGGCGTTGCGCCCGTGGTGCGGCCGACGGTCCGCGGCTGCTCACCGAGGCACTCACCGCGTACGGCCGCCTGTCGGCACGGCAGGACATCGCCCGGGTCACGCGGACGATGCGTCGCCACGGCGTTCCCGTGCCCTACCCGTGGCGCGGCGGGCGCCCGGCACACGGCAACGATCTGTCGCGACGAGAGCGCGAGGTCGTCGGGCGAGCGGCCGCAGGACGGACGAACCGCGAGATCGCCGCCGAGATGTTCCTGTCACAGCGCACCGTCGAGACGCACATGTCGAACGCGCTTCGCAAGCTCGGGCTGCGCTCACGCGACGAGCTCGACGCAGACGTCCTCGAGGCGCAAGCCGGCGGCTGA
- a CDS encoding NADPH:quinone reductase encodes MRSIVYSRTGSPSVLSLEERELGDPGPGEVRVKVAVSGVNPTDWKARAGGGAKPAFDEVVPNQDGAGVVDAVGEGVSGLAVGDHVWLYLAQHQRPTGTAQEYTVVPAHRAVKLPDGVGFDVGASLGVPAMTAHRALTVHEFGPARLSPGSLDGRVVLVAGGAGAVGHAAIQLAVWAGATVIATISSDEKAALARSAGAHHIVNYRDDDAADQIAALAPGGVDHIVEVSIAQNAGLDGQVVANHGSIAYYADNGGEEATIPVRPTFAKNVRMQGLLLYTVGEAALSAAVEDITAALHDGALPVGEAAGLPLIWFPLDETANAHDAVEKGAVGKVLVDVSGESD; translated from the coding sequence ATGCGCTCGATCGTCTACTCCCGCACCGGCAGTCCCTCCGTCCTCTCGCTCGAGGAGCGTGAGCTCGGCGATCCAGGACCCGGCGAGGTGCGCGTCAAGGTCGCGGTCTCGGGCGTCAACCCGACGGACTGGAAGGCGCGCGCGGGAGGCGGAGCGAAGCCCGCGTTCGATGAGGTCGTGCCGAACCAGGACGGCGCCGGCGTGGTCGACGCGGTCGGCGAAGGCGTGAGCGGCCTCGCGGTCGGCGACCACGTGTGGCTGTACCTCGCGCAGCACCAGCGCCCCACCGGTACAGCGCAGGAGTACACGGTGGTTCCTGCGCACCGCGCGGTGAAGCTGCCCGACGGCGTCGGCTTCGATGTCGGAGCAAGCCTCGGTGTGCCCGCGATGACGGCGCATCGGGCGCTCACCGTCCACGAGTTCGGGCCGGCGCGCCTGTCGCCCGGGTCGCTCGACGGACGCGTCGTGCTGGTCGCCGGCGGAGCAGGTGCCGTCGGTCACGCCGCCATCCAGCTCGCGGTCTGGGCGGGCGCGACCGTCATCGCGACGATCTCGAGCGACGAGAAGGCGGCGTTGGCGCGCTCCGCGGGCGCCCACCACATCGTGAACTACCGCGACGACGATGCCGCTGACCAGATCGCGGCGCTCGCACCCGGCGGCGTCGACCACATCGTGGAGGTGTCGATCGCGCAGAACGCCGGCCTCGACGGGCAGGTCGTCGCCAACCACGGCTCGATCGCGTACTACGCCGACAACGGCGGAGAGGAAGCCACCATCCCGGTGCGACCGACCTTCGCCAAGAACGTGCGCATGCAGGGACTGCTGCTGTACACGGTCGGCGAAGCCGCCTTGTCAGCCGCCGTCGAGGACATCACGGCGGCGCTGCACGACGGTGCGCTTCCCGTCGGTGAGGCGGCCGGACTGCCGCTGATCTGGTTCCCCCTCGACGAGACGGCGAACGCCCACGACGCCGTCGAGAAGGGCGCCGTCGGCAAGGTGCTGGTCGACGTCTCCGGCGAGAGCGACTGA
- a CDS encoding aminoglycoside phosphotransferase family protein, translating to MATLIAEQFPRWSALPITQVVPGGWDNRTFRLGDDLSVRLPSSSAYVLQVEKEQQWLPVLAPYVPVAIPQPVAIGRSTERFPLPWSVYRWLPGRPPSSDLIADDVQFASDLGDFLAALQRADAAGGPLPGAHNFSRGDSPSVYEAETFHAIEELGDSIDTRGAYEVWDAATSSRWQGPPVWFHGDVSEGNLLVDDDGRLAAVIDFGTSGIGDPACDLVIGIATFRGDAREAFRDHRALDADTWARARGWAIWKALIVAARFAGSHSPESEARRARRTIDAVLEDHRLAR from the coding sequence GTGGCGACCCTGATCGCCGAGCAGTTCCCCCGATGGAGTGCGCTTCCGATCACCCAGGTGGTTCCCGGCGGGTGGGACAATCGCACGTTCCGGCTCGGCGACGACCTGAGCGTGCGGCTGCCGAGCAGTTCGGCCTACGTGCTGCAGGTCGAGAAGGAGCAGCAGTGGTTGCCGGTGCTCGCGCCGTATGTGCCCGTGGCGATCCCCCAGCCGGTGGCGATCGGGCGGTCCACAGAGCGATTCCCGCTTCCGTGGTCGGTGTATCGCTGGCTGCCCGGGCGCCCGCCGTCGAGTGACCTCATCGCCGATGACGTGCAGTTCGCATCGGATCTGGGCGACTTCCTTGCGGCGCTGCAGCGCGCCGACGCCGCGGGAGGACCGCTGCCGGGCGCGCACAACTTCTCGCGCGGCGACTCGCCGTCGGTCTACGAAGCGGAGACGTTCCATGCCATCGAGGAGCTCGGCGACAGCATCGACACCCGCGGGGCGTACGAGGTGTGGGATGCCGCGACCTCCAGTCGATGGCAGGGCCCGCCGGTGTGGTTCCACGGCGACGTCAGCGAGGGCAACCTGCTGGTCGACGACGACGGCCGGCTCGCGGCGGTCATCGACTTCGGCACCTCGGGCATCGGCGACCCTGCCTGCGATCTCGTGATCGGCATCGCGACGTTCCGTGGCGACGCACGCGAGGCGTTTCGGGACCACCGCGCGCTCGACGCCGACACCTGGGCACGAGCCCGCGGCTGGGCGATCTGGAAGGCGTTGATCGTCGCCGCCCGTTTCGCGGGATCGCATTCACCCGAGAGCGAGGCACGCAGGGCGCGGCGAACGATCGACGCGGTGCTCGAAGACCACCGCTTGGCGCGATGA
- a CDS encoding S8 family serine peptidase: MTIALATAVALAATAAPAGAFAATAPAAPGGVFTAAPVEDGGEPRGSMEVTRPEDSQAATPEAGEPQTYVVQMELAPAVAYDGGVDGLKPTKPRGNAKMDPADPAVEAYSTHLKGQQRAALAKVKGSAPSYSYVYSFNGFAAELTPAQAAELEAQPDVVAVHPDEKVEADTSSTPSFLGLDGEDGLWGQLGGPTGGKKSPGAGEDIVIGVIDSGIWPEVGSFSDRDASNKLAYQGKPEGFRGTCASAETVGDDSWDANLCNNKLVTAQYFNAAWGGNEGVAQQLPWEFLSPRDYNGHGTHTASTAGGNHGIDVTGPADPFGEISGIAPRARIASYKALWSVEDGSTANGYTSDMVAAIDKAVADGVDVINYSVSGSSTDFLEPTEAAFLNAAAAGIFVSASAGNDGPDGATVAHPGPWLTTVAAGTHDRTTTSAVVLGNGARYEGVSLSASAVGPVPLIAGAAARAAGASAVSAVRCYPASANNGKPGLDPAKVAGKIVLCERGGDIARVDSSRAVAEAGGIGMIFVNAFENSLNADFHSVPTVHLQDTAGGAISAYAASAGATASIEKAVIANGGAAPYTAGFSSRGPLIAGNGDVLKPDVIAPGQDILAAVAPPGQGGMDFNLMSGTSMAAPHVTGLAALLRDLHPDWSPMAIKSALMTTGSDVLDGESSSDPDLIFKQGAGHVQATSAADPGLVYESGVEDWLAFLCGSTRNVPADTCDGLEADGRSLDPSDLNSPSIGIGLLDGTQTVTRTVTNVDDQAATYTASVTGLAGVDADVEPSTLTVAPGETASYSVTFTVGEETPVFDYLAGQLSWTDGSHTVRSPIVLRAKQPGDEDWSARYDGAGGQFGNSTDVGSEVLLHPEGDRVYMSGFARPPSAGGLVADFLTAAYDPETGDVLWEEQWDATGNGGGDEPTGFGMSPDGETLYVAGTSGGDYLTAAYDGATGERRWETRLDGPGQEGDSLNDLVVSPDGATVYVTGYQNMGGPQLDYATVAYDAATGAQRWVARYDDPVSGTDDARGIAVSDDGSTVVITGQSQGENTGLTDWGTVAYDAATGEQLWDVLRNGSDGMVDIAQNIAVTGDTVIVAGGLANTDRQNDWETVAYDLATGEERWAAGYGEALTDTPQSIALSPDGSTVVVAGNVEGSADMDYATVAYDVVSGEQRWAARYDGTAHGMDVAWDVTLTEDGTRAVVTGESGNVDTGWDYVTIAYDMSTGEQIWSAGYDAAGASDGANGVAVDQAADGSRRVFITGASTIPFGPAGMDSNIDAATVAYFDPFE, translated from the coding sequence GTGACGATCGCGCTGGCAACCGCCGTGGCGCTCGCAGCCACGGCGGCACCGGCCGGCGCGTTCGCTGCGACCGCTCCTGCGGCGCCGGGCGGCGTCTTCACCGCGGCCCCCGTGGAAGACGGCGGCGAGCCCCGCGGCAGCATGGAGGTGACCCGCCCCGAGGATTCCCAGGCCGCCACCCCGGAAGCGGGCGAGCCTCAGACGTATGTCGTCCAGATGGAACTCGCGCCGGCCGTGGCCTACGACGGCGGCGTGGATGGGCTGAAGCCGACGAAGCCCCGTGGCAACGCCAAGATGGATCCGGCCGACCCGGCCGTGGAGGCCTACAGCACCCACCTCAAAGGGCAGCAGCGCGCCGCCCTGGCGAAGGTGAAGGGGAGCGCGCCCTCGTACAGCTACGTCTACAGCTTCAACGGCTTCGCGGCCGAACTCACCCCTGCGCAGGCCGCCGAACTCGAGGCGCAGCCCGACGTGGTGGCGGTGCATCCGGATGAGAAAGTCGAGGCGGACACGTCGTCGACGCCGAGCTTCCTCGGCCTGGACGGCGAGGACGGACTGTGGGGTCAGCTCGGCGGACCCACGGGCGGGAAGAAGTCGCCCGGAGCGGGCGAGGACATCGTCATCGGCGTCATCGACAGCGGCATCTGGCCCGAGGTCGGCAGCTTCTCGGACCGCGACGCGTCGAACAAGCTCGCCTACCAGGGCAAGCCGGAGGGCTTCCGTGGCACGTGCGCGTCGGCCGAGACCGTCGGTGACGACTCGTGGGACGCCAACCTCTGCAACAACAAGCTGGTCACGGCGCAGTACTTCAATGCTGCCTGGGGCGGGAACGAGGGTGTCGCGCAGCAGCTGCCCTGGGAGTTCCTCTCACCCCGCGACTACAACGGCCACGGCACGCACACCGCGTCGACCGCCGGCGGCAACCACGGCATCGACGTGACCGGTCCGGCCGACCCGTTCGGCGAGATCTCCGGCATCGCACCTCGCGCCCGGATCGCGTCGTACAAGGCGCTGTGGTCTGTCGAGGACGGCTCCACCGCGAACGGCTACACCTCCGACATGGTGGCCGCGATCGACAAGGCCGTCGCCGACGGCGTCGATGTCATCAATTACTCGGTGTCGGGATCGAGCACCGACTTCCTCGAGCCCACGGAGGCGGCGTTCCTGAACGCCGCGGCCGCCGGGATCTTCGTCTCGGCATCCGCCGGCAACGACGGCCCCGATGGGGCAACGGTCGCCCACCCCGGGCCCTGGCTCACCACCGTCGCGGCGGGTACCCACGACCGCACGACGACGAGCGCCGTGGTGCTGGGCAACGGCGCGCGCTATGAGGGCGTTTCCCTCAGCGCCTCGGCCGTCGGCCCCGTCCCGCTGATCGCGGGAGCCGCCGCACGCGCCGCCGGTGCCTCGGCCGTATCAGCGGTGCGCTGCTATCCGGCGAGTGCCAACAACGGCAAGCCGGGCCTGGACCCCGCCAAGGTCGCCGGCAAGATCGTGCTCTGCGAGCGCGGGGGCGACATCGCCCGCGTGGACTCTTCGCGTGCGGTGGCCGAAGCGGGCGGCATCGGCATGATCTTCGTGAACGCGTTCGAGAACTCGCTCAACGCCGACTTCCACTCGGTGCCCACGGTGCATCTGCAGGACACGGCCGGGGGTGCGATCAGCGCCTACGCGGCCTCTGCCGGAGCTACCGCGAGCATCGAGAAGGCGGTCATCGCGAACGGGGGCGCTGCGCCCTACACGGCCGGCTTCTCCTCTCGCGGCCCGCTCATCGCCGGCAACGGCGACGTGCTGAAGCCCGACGTGATCGCTCCGGGACAGGACATCCTGGCCGCCGTGGCGCCTCCCGGTCAGGGGGGAATGGACTTCAACCTGATGAGTGGCACGTCGATGGCGGCGCCGCACGTCACGGGCCTCGCCGCGCTGCTGCGGGACCTGCACCCCGACTGGTCGCCGATGGCGATCAAGTCGGCCCTGATGACCACCGGCTCGGACGTCCTGGACGGCGAGTCTTCCAGCGACCCTGACCTCATCTTCAAGCAGGGTGCCGGACACGTGCAGGCGACCAGCGCAGCGGATCCGGGCCTGGTCTACGAGAGCGGTGTCGAGGACTGGCTGGCGTTCCTGTGCGGCTCGACCCGCAACGTGCCGGCCGACACCTGTGACGGCCTAGAGGCGGACGGGCGCTCGCTGGACCCGAGCGACCTCAACTCCCCGTCGATCGGCATCGGTCTCCTCGACGGCACGCAGACCGTCACCCGCACGGTGACCAACGTCGACGACCAGGCCGCCACCTACACGGCCTCGGTCACCGGCCTCGCCGGGGTGGATGCCGACGTCGAGCCGAGCACGCTCACCGTCGCGCCGGGCGAGACCGCGTCGTACTCCGTCACCTTCACGGTCGGCGAAGAGACCCCCGTGTTCGACTACCTCGCCGGGCAGCTCTCCTGGACGGACGGCAGCCACACCGTGAGGTCGCCGATCGTGCTGCGGGCGAAGCAGCCGGGTGACGAGGACTGGTCGGCGCGCTACGACGGCGCCGGCGGGCAGTTCGGCAACTCGACGGATGTCGGCAGCGAGGTTCTCCTGCACCCCGAAGGTGACCGCGTCTACATGAGCGGCTTCGCCCGGCCCCCGTCAGCGGGCGGGCTGGTGGCCGACTTCCTGACCGCCGCGTACGACCCCGAGACCGGGGACGTGCTCTGGGAGGAGCAGTGGGACGCCACCGGCAACGGCGGTGGCGATGAGCCGACCGGCTTCGGGATGAGCCCCGACGGCGAGACCCTGTACGTCGCCGGGACCAGCGGTGGCGATTACCTGACCGCGGCCTACGACGGGGCCACGGGGGAGCGGCGATGGGAGACGCGTCTCGATGGTCCAGGCCAGGAGGGCGACTCGCTCAACGACCTGGTCGTCAGCCCCGACGGAGCGACCGTCTACGTCACCGGGTACCAGAACATGGGCGGGCCGCAGCTCGACTACGCCACCGTGGCGTACGACGCGGCGACCGGTGCACAGCGATGGGTTGCGCGGTACGACGATCCGGTGAGCGGCACGGACGACGCCCGTGGCATCGCGGTGAGCGACGACGGTTCGACCGTGGTGATCACCGGGCAGAGCCAGGGTGAGAACACCGGCCTCACCGACTGGGGCACCGTCGCCTACGACGCCGCCACCGGCGAGCAGCTGTGGGATGTCCTGCGCAACGGCTCCGATGGCATGGTCGACATCGCGCAGAACATCGCCGTCACCGGCGACACCGTGATCGTCGCGGGTGGTCTCGCCAACACCGACCGTCAGAACGATTGGGAGACCGTGGCGTACGACCTGGCGACCGGCGAAGAGCGCTGGGCAGCGGGCTATGGCGAGGCGCTCACGGATACGCCGCAGTCGATCGCCCTCAGCCCCGACGGCAGCACGGTCGTGGTCGCCGGCAACGTGGAAGGCAGTGCCGACATGGACTACGCGACGGTCGCCTACGACGTGGTCAGCGGTGAGCAGCGGTGGGCCGCGCGGTACGACGGCACCGCCCACGGGATGGACGTGGCCTGGGACGTCACGCTGACCGAGGACGGCACGCGCGCAGTCGTCACCGGCGAGTCCGGCAACGTCGACACCGGTTGGGACTACGTCACGATCGCGTACGACATGAGCACCGGCGAGCAGATCTGGTCGGCGGGGTACGACGCGGCCGGAGCCAGCGACGGGGCCAACGGCGTGGCGGTCGACCAGGCCGCAGATGGTTCACGACGCGTGTTCATCACCGGCGCCAGCACCATCCCATTCGGCCCGGCTGGGATGGACAGCAACATCGATGCAGCGACGGTGGCCTACTTCGACCCGTTCGAGTAG
- a CDS encoding alpha/beta hydrolase — translation MSDSPTIVLVHGAFADAASWAPVTRRLLDDGYTVLVPPVFNRSLSGDAAYLKSFVEQIDGPVLLAGHSYGGAVITVAGVAENVVGLVYVSGYALDEGESLGQLQGGFPDSELAANLVYAPYPVDGGEPGTDVSVKIDAFPQVFAAGVDPETARVLAVSQRPLSAVAFGEPAPVAAWKTKPSWGIVSSADHTINPDVERFGYQRAGVRKVIEIDAPHLVMQTHPAEVAAVITEAIAELA, via the coding sequence ATGTCGGATTCACCCACCATCGTGCTCGTCCACGGTGCCTTCGCCGACGCCGCGAGCTGGGCGCCCGTCACGCGCCGCCTGCTCGACGACGGCTACACCGTGCTCGTGCCGCCGGTGTTCAACCGCAGCCTCTCGGGTGACGCGGCGTACCTGAAGTCGTTCGTCGAGCAGATCGACGGTCCGGTGCTGCTGGCCGGCCACTCGTACGGCGGCGCGGTGATCACGGTCGCCGGCGTCGCCGAGAACGTCGTCGGTCTCGTCTACGTGTCGGGCTACGCACTGGACGAGGGCGAGAGCCTGGGCCAGCTGCAGGGCGGCTTCCCCGACTCCGAGCTCGCAGCGAACCTCGTGTACGCGCCGTACCCCGTCGACGGCGGCGAGCCGGGCACCGACGTCTCCGTCAAGATCGACGCCTTCCCGCAGGTGTTCGCCGCCGGTGTCGACCCCGAGACGGCTCGCGTGCTCGCCGTCTCGCAGCGGCCGCTCTCGGCGGTCGCCTTCGGCGAGCCGGCTCCGGTCGCCGCCTGGAAGACCAAGCCGTCATGGGGCATCGTCTCGAGCGCCGACCACACCATCAACCCCGACGTCGAGCGGTTCGGCTACCAGCGCGCCGGCGTGCGCAAGGTCATCGAGATCGACGCGCCGCACCTCGTAATGCAGACCCACCCCGCCGAGGTCGCGGCCGTCATCACCGAGGCGATCGCCGAACTGGCGTGA